In a single window of the Cucurbita pepo subsp. pepo cultivar mu-cu-16 chromosome LG18, ASM280686v2, whole genome shotgun sequence genome:
- the LOC111780109 gene encoding GPI mannosyltransferase 2 isoform X1, with protein sequence MAINKLAANSDYERIVIASAIASRILLLFLIVFWRSLVSPYDTSASLNPACLIDSSSSPLAGQPVLFPRIGSAIESSIVWDGVHFVRIAECGYEYEKSYAFLPLLPLCISFLSRTVLLPLVPVIGHRAVLGLSGYLINNIAFVLAARYLFRLSHIILKDAEAAMRASILFCFNPASIFYSSLYTESLYSLFSLGGLYHLMSGRNCVSALWLALSSCARSNGVLNAGYICFLSMHWACDALLLKKCFRRALQVLITGALNCVCIFAPFVVFQAYGYYNICSGRLPDEMRPWCKARVPLLYNFVQSHYWGVGFLRYFRFEQLPNFLLASPILSLAFFSIVHYGKSRPKLLLSVGFQATAEDRNSAAMLYFPERVPRPSMPRHMVASSSGLQGNQNLRRKKQIIGQDPAKLPVEDKTFNGSGYSSAFVIPFILHMGFMAATAIFVMHVQVATRFLSASPPLYWFASYVMVNPGRFKRWGYIIWAYSVAYILLGSLLFSNFYPFT encoded by the exons ATGGCGATCAACAAGCTTGCTGCAAATTCCGACTATGAACGCATCGTTATTGCTTCCGCTATAGCCTCACGTATTCTTCTACTCTTCTTAATCGTCTTCTGGCGCTCTCTCGTCAGCCCTTACGACACTTCAGCATCTCTTAATCCTGCGTGCTTAATCGACTCGTCTTCTTCGCCTCTTGCCGGACAACCAGTTCTTTTTCCTCGAATTGGATCCGCTATTGAGAGCAGCATTGTTTGGGATGGCGTTCACTTCGTCCGAATCGCTGAGTGCGGTTATGAATATGAGAAGTCCTACGCTTTCTTGCCTCTTCTTCCTTTATGCATTTCCTTCCTGTCTCGCACAG TATTGTTGCCTTTGGTTCCGGTAATTGGGCATAGAGCTGTGTTGGGACTATCTGGATATCTAATCAATAACATTGCTTTTGTGCTTGCTGCTCGTTATCTTTTCAG GCTTTCACATATTATTTTGAAGGATGCGGAAGCAGCAATGCGGGCTTCAATTCTATTTTGCTTCAATCCTGCttctatattttattcatcGTT ATATACTGAGAGTTTATACTCGCTATTTTCATTGGGAGGATTATATCACTTGATGAGTGGCAGAAATTGTGTTTCTGCTCTTTGGCTCGCTCTTTCTAGCTGTGCTAGGTCTAATGGAGTGCTGAATGCTGGTTATATCTGTTTTCTTTCTATGCATTGGGCTTGTGATGCTCTTTTGCTGAAGAAATGTTTTCGT CGAGCATTGCAGGTTCTTATTACTGGAGCCTTAAACTGTGTCTGTATATTTGCTCCATTCGTTGTGTTTCAAGCATATGGGTATTACAATATTTGCAGTGGACGTTTACCAGATGAAATGAGGCCATGGTGTAAAGCTAGGGTGCCGCTGCTATACAATTTTGTTCAAAGTCATTACTG GGGAGTTGGTTTCTTAAGATATTTCCGATTCGAACAGCTACCGAACTTTCTACTTGCATCCCCAATTTTGTCTTTAGCGTTTTTCTCAATTGTCCACTATGGAAAGTCAAGGCCGAAGCTTTTGCTCTCGGTGGGCTTCCAAGCTACTGCTGAGGATAGAAATTCTGCGGCCATGCTTTACTTTCCAGAACGTGTTCCAAGGCCGAGCATGCCTCGTCATATGGTGGCATCTTCCTCTGGGTTACAAG GAAATCAGAATCTTAGACGAAAAAAGCAGATTATTGGACAGGATCCTGCCAAGCTTCCAGTAGAGGATAAAACATTCAATGGGTCAGGATACTCTTCTGCTTTTGTAATTCCATTTATCCTACATATGGGATTTATGGCTGCCACAGCAATTTTCGTCATGCATGTGCAG GTTGCAACACGATTTCTCTCTGCAAGCCCTCCTCTGTATTGGTTTGCCTCATACGTTATGGTTAACCCTGGTCGCTTTAAGAGATGGGGATATATTATCTGGGCATACTCTGTTGCTTATATCCTCCTTGGCAGTCTTCTCTTTTCGAATTTCTACCCTTTCACATGA
- the LOC111780109 gene encoding GPI mannosyltransferase 2 isoform X2 translates to MAINKLAANSDYERIVIASAIASRILLLFLIVFWRSLVSPYDTSASLNPACLIDSSSSPLAGQPVLFPRIGSAIESSIVWDGVHFVRIAECGYEYEKSYAFLPLLPLCISFLSRTVLLPLVPVIGHRAVLGLSGYLINNIAFVLAARYLFRLSHIILKDAEAAMRASILFCFNPASIFYSSFEHCSGRLPDEMRPWCKARVPLLYNFVQSHYWGVGFLRYFRFEQLPNFLLASPILSLAFFSIVHYGKSRPKLLLSVGFQATAEDRNSAAMLYFPERVPRPSMPRHMVASSSGLQGNQNLRRKKQIIGQDPAKLPVEDKTFNGSGYSSAFVIPFILHMGFMAATAIFVMHVQVATRFLSASPPLYWFASYVMVNPGRFKRWGYIIWAYSVAYILLGSLLFSNFYPFT, encoded by the exons ATGGCGATCAACAAGCTTGCTGCAAATTCCGACTATGAACGCATCGTTATTGCTTCCGCTATAGCCTCACGTATTCTTCTACTCTTCTTAATCGTCTTCTGGCGCTCTCTCGTCAGCCCTTACGACACTTCAGCATCTCTTAATCCTGCGTGCTTAATCGACTCGTCTTCTTCGCCTCTTGCCGGACAACCAGTTCTTTTTCCTCGAATTGGATCCGCTATTGAGAGCAGCATTGTTTGGGATGGCGTTCACTTCGTCCGAATCGCTGAGTGCGGTTATGAATATGAGAAGTCCTACGCTTTCTTGCCTCTTCTTCCTTTATGCATTTCCTTCCTGTCTCGCACAG TATTGTTGCCTTTGGTTCCGGTAATTGGGCATAGAGCTGTGTTGGGACTATCTGGATATCTAATCAATAACATTGCTTTTGTGCTTGCTGCTCGTTATCTTTTCAG GCTTTCACATATTATTTTGAAGGATGCGGAAGCAGCAATGCGGGCTTCAATTCTATTTTGCTTCAATCCTGCttctatattttattcatcGTT CGAGCATTGCAG TGGACGTTTACCAGATGAAATGAGGCCATGGTGTAAAGCTAGGGTGCCGCTGCTATACAATTTTGTTCAAAGTCATTACTG GGGAGTTGGTTTCTTAAGATATTTCCGATTCGAACAGCTACCGAACTTTCTACTTGCATCCCCAATTTTGTCTTTAGCGTTTTTCTCAATTGTCCACTATGGAAAGTCAAGGCCGAAGCTTTTGCTCTCGGTGGGCTTCCAAGCTACTGCTGAGGATAGAAATTCTGCGGCCATGCTTTACTTTCCAGAACGTGTTCCAAGGCCGAGCATGCCTCGTCATATGGTGGCATCTTCCTCTGGGTTACAAG GAAATCAGAATCTTAGACGAAAAAAGCAGATTATTGGACAGGATCCTGCCAAGCTTCCAGTAGAGGATAAAACATTCAATGGGTCAGGATACTCTTCTGCTTTTGTAATTCCATTTATCCTACATATGGGATTTATGGCTGCCACAGCAATTTTCGTCATGCATGTGCAG GTTGCAACACGATTTCTCTCTGCAAGCCCTCCTCTGTATTGGTTTGCCTCATACGTTATGGTTAACCCTGGTCGCTTTAAGAGATGGGGATATATTATCTGGGCATACTCTGTTGCTTATATCCTCCTTGGCAGTCTTCTCTTTTCGAATTTCTACCCTTTCACATGA
- the LOC111780110 gene encoding uncharacterized protein LOC111780110, translated as MLLSLVHTTFTSPYQSITFPFDFQNLHSINLHPTTRSSGFGSQAKNALKTLLYFHKRRSSSFNSATTARASLIEAPILWAGRLCIFYALLKVGLAGSQSNPLVSDLELSDGGSADGENSSDLGFSKWLEGVRGKPVDEAVDKRKLVSKWHPTTKGTLRRNYRVPSKSEGRRLLKAIASLLSDDDHFIDATSHKGCQIRRESAHGESVCCNNVRALFDELPTPHLIVEITPFPAGPLNENDYTKAEKLERVLRSGPSV; from the exons AtgcttctctctcttgttcacACCACTTTCACTTCGCCTTACCAATCCATCACCTTCCCCTTCGACTTCCAAAATCTCCATTCCATCAATCTTCACCCCACAACCCGTTCCTCTGGTTTTGGAAGCCAAGCCAAAAATGCCCTCAAAACCCTCCTCTATTTCCACAAAAGAAGATCCAGCAGCTTCAATTCGGCCACCACTGCTCGCGCTTCTCTCATCGAGGCTCCTATTTTGTGGGCTGGTAGACTTTGCATCTTCTATGCCCTTCTAAAAGTTGGTTTAGCTGGATCTCAATCTAACCCTCTTGTCTCTG ATTTGGAGTTATCCGATGGTGGTAGTGCTGATGGGGAAAACAGCAGTGATTTGGGGTTTTCTAAGTGGTTGGAGGGTGTAAGAGGAAAGCCAG TGGATGAAGCAGTTGATAAAAGGAAACTAGTGAGCAAATGGCATCCTACCACAAAGGGTACCCTAAGAAGGAATTATCGGGTGCCTTCGAAATCCGAAGGACGACGCCTTCTTAAAGCCATTGCATCCCTCCTTTCCGATGATGATCACTTCATTGATGCCACTTCTCACAAG GGTTGTCAAATAAGGAGGGAAAGTGCTCATGGGGAGAGTGTTTGCTGCAACAATGTGAGAGCTCTGTTTGATGAGCTTCCAACCCCACATCTTATTGTGGAAATAACTCCATTTCCAGCTGGGCCACTCAATGAAAATGATTACACCAAGGCTGAGAAACTAGAGAGAGTGCTTAGATCTGGGCCCTCTGTTTGA
- the LOC111780458 gene encoding DNA (cytosine-5)-methyltransferase CMT3-like isoform X2 has product MFEAVDGQLYFTAQWYYRAKDTVVKDHAHLINDKRVFFSEVRDDNPLDCLVKKLNIARIPLSMAMDKKKTRLPACDFYCDMLYLLPYSSFVKLPESEKRVGSETSSTISSEGDTNGPCEVTSIGDVTQAQQCCKPDVALLDLYSGCGAMSTGLCLGGNLSGVNLVTKWAVDLNQYACESLKFNHPETEVRNEMAEDFLSLLKEWEVLCKYFSLIKSEGPQQKYVDLFANEEEEEDEGEDEKTEDDEEVFEVEKILAICYGDPNGTKKRGLFLKVSWKGYGSDEDTWEPIEGLSNCKEKLKDFVTNGYKSKSLPLPGDVDVICGGPPCQGISGFNRFRNIENPLEDEKNKQLVVFMDLVEYLRPKYVLMENVVDIVRFANGYLGRYALGRLISMNYQVRMGMIAAGAYGLPQFRRRMFMWGAQPTEKLPQYPLPTHDVVVRGGVPTEFEMNAVAFDDGHNGVELEKKLLLEDAISDLPAVGNDERRDEMPYDKPPLTEFQRLIRLPREERFDCSTKSKPAMHELYDHRPLELNTDDYQRVCQIPKRKGANFRDLPGVRVRPDNKVEWDPDIQRVYLKSGKPLVPDYAMTFVKGSSPKPFGRLWWDETVPTVVTRAEPHNQAILHPEQERVLTIRENARLQGFPDYYKLFGPVKERYIQVGNAVAVPVARALGYSLGMAFQGLAADEPVFSLPKKLPNIVKQQSFASSEEVA; this is encoded by the exons ATGTTCGAGGCTGTCGACGGGCAACTATATTTCACTGCTCAATGGTATTATAGAGCTAAAGATACT GTTGTGAAAGATCATGCTCATCTCATCAATGACAAGCGTGTATTCTTTTCAGAAGTTCGGGATGATAATCCATTGGATTGTCTTGTTAAGAAGCTAAATATAGCTAGAATTCCTCTAAGT atGGCCATGGATAAGAAGAAAACCCGTCTTCCAGCTTGTGACTTCTACTGTGACATGTTATACTTGTTGCCATATTCCTCATTCGTTAAACTGCCTGAAA GTGAGAAAAGGGTTGGCAGTGAGACGTCGTCGACAATTTCCTCCGAGGGTGATACCAATGGACCATGTGAAGTGACCTCAATTGGGGATGTCACTCAAGCACAGCAGTGTTGTAAGCCTGATGTTGCACTTCTTGATTTATATTCAGGATGTGGTGCCATGTCAACTGGATTATGTTTAGGCGGCAATTTGTCTGGGGTGAACCTAGTCACA AAATGGGCAGTTGATTTAAATCAATATGCTTGTGAAAGTCTAAAGTTCAATCACCCAGAGACAGAG GTTAGAAATGAAATGGCAGAAGATTTTTTATCGTTGTTAAAAGAGTGGGAAGTGCTttgcaaatatttttctttgataaaaAGTGAAGGGCCACAACAAAAGTACGTAGATCTTTTTGCTaatgaagaggaagaggaagatgaaggGGAAGATGAAAAgactgaagatgatgaagaggTGTTTGAAGTGGAAAAAATACTTGCAATATGTTACGGTGATCCTAATGGAACTAAAAAGCGTGGATTGTTTCTTAAG GTTTCCTGGAAGGGTTATGGCTCTGATGAAGACACATGGGAGCCAATTGAGGGATTGAG CAACTGCAAGgaaaagttgaaagattttGTGACAAATGGTTACAAATCAAAGAGCTTACCTTTGCCT GGTGATGTGGATGTTATCTGCGGAGGGCCTCCTTGCCAGGGTATTAGTGGTTTCAATCGCTTCAGGAACATAGAAAATCCACTGGAAGATGAGAAAAACAAACAGCTTGTTGTCTTCATGGACTTAGTGGAGTATCTTAGGCCTAAATATGTTTTGATGGAGAATGTAGTAGATATTGTAAGGTTTGCCAATGGATATCTGGGACGGTATGCGCTTGGTCGTTTAATATCAATGAATTATCAAGTTCGTATGGGAATGATAGCAGCAGGTGCATATGGACTTCCACAGTTTCGTAGGCGAATGTTTATGTGGGGTGCCCAACCAACAGAG AAGCTTCCACAGTATCCTCTTCCAACTCATGATGTTGTAGTGAGGGGTGGAGTTCCTACTGAATTTGAG ATGAATGCTGTTGCTTTTGATGATGGACATAATGGCGTTGAGTTGGAAAAAAAGCTTCTTTTGGAAGATGCAATTTCTGATCTTCCTGCT GTTGGAAATGACGAGCGTCGAGATGAAATGCCTTATGATAAACCTCCCCTGACTGAGTTTCAGCGTTTAATTAGATTGCCTAGGGAAG AAAGGTTTGATTGTTCTACAAAGTCTAAGCCAGCAATGCACGAATTATATGATCATCGGCCACTTGAACTAAATACAGATGACTATCAACGTGTTTGTCAGATCCCAAAGAgaaag GGGGCAAACTTCAGAGATTTACCCGGCGTTCGTGTTCGCCCTGATAATAAAGTTGAATGGGATCCTGATATTCAGAGAGTGTATTTGAAATCTGGAAAGCCTTTG GTTCCTGATTATGCCATGACTTTTGTAAAGGGATCATCACCAAA GCCATTTGGGCGGTTATGGTGGGACGAGACAGTGCCTACAGTTGTTACTCGGGCAGAGCCTCACAACCAG GCAATTTTGCATCCAGAGCAAGAAAGAGTATTGACTATTCGTGAAAATGCAAGACTTCAAGGCTTTCCAGATTATTACAAGCTCTTTGGGCCTGTAAAAGAAAG GTACATTCAAGTAGGAAATGCAGTAGCAGTCCCGGTTGCTCGAGCGTTAGGATATTCGTTAGGCATGGCGTTTCAAGGTCTTGCTGCAGATGAGCCTGTATTTAGTCTACCCAAAAAGCTCCCCAACATTGTCAAACAACAGTCTTTTGCATCCTCCGAGGAAGTTGCTTGA
- the LOC111780458 gene encoding DNA (cytosine-5)-methyltransferase CMT3-like isoform X1 encodes MSSKRRSKSAAPISPKPDADASSPNKKLKSELNGDGTPISHSPAKLGSQSTKVKAELSGDEDYDSARFVEPRIPDSEARERWPLRYRGKKKQQVVGEKNSRDDAEEVIQAHRHYSQAEVDNTIYNLFDDAHVKAEDGEEDYICRIVEMFEAVDGQLYFTAQWYYRAKDTVVKDHAHLINDKRVFFSEVRDDNPLDCLVKKLNIARIPLSMAMDKKKTRLPACDFYCDMLYLLPYSSFVKLPESEKRVGSETSSTISSEGDTNGPCEVTSIGDVTQAQQCCKPDVALLDLYSGCGAMSTGLCLGGNLSGVNLVTKWAVDLNQYACESLKFNHPETEVRNEMAEDFLSLLKEWEVLCKYFSLIKSEGPQQKYVDLFANEEEEEDEGEDEKTEDDEEVFEVEKILAICYGDPNGTKKRGLFLKVSWKGYGSDEDTWEPIEGLSNCKEKLKDFVTNGYKSKSLPLPGDVDVICGGPPCQGISGFNRFRNIENPLEDEKNKQLVVFMDLVEYLRPKYVLMENVVDIVRFANGYLGRYALGRLISMNYQVRMGMIAAGAYGLPQFRRRMFMWGAQPTEKLPQYPLPTHDVVVRGGVPTEFEMNAVAFDDGHNGVELEKKLLLEDAISDLPAVGNDERRDEMPYDKPPLTEFQRLIRLPREERFDCSTKSKPAMHELYDHRPLELNTDDYQRVCQIPKRKGANFRDLPGVRVRPDNKVEWDPDIQRVYLKSGKPLVPDYAMTFVKGSSPKPFGRLWWDETVPTVVTRAEPHNQAILHPEQERVLTIRENARLQGFPDYYKLFGPVKERYIQVGNAVAVPVARALGYSLGMAFQGLAADEPVFSLPKKLPNIVKQQSFASSEEVA; translated from the exons ATGTCTTCCAAGCGACGCTCCAAATCCGCCGCTCCCATCTCCCCTAAGCCCGACGCCGATGCTTCTTCCCCCAACAAGAAGCTCAAATCCGAGCTCAATGGAGATGGAACTCCCATTTCACATTCCCCCGCCAAGCTGGGTTCTCAGAGCACGAAGGTGAAGGCGGAATTGAGCGGCGACGAGGACTATGATTCGGCTAGGTTCGTGGAGCCCCGCATTCCGGATAGCGAGGCGAGAGAACGGTGGCCTCTGCGGTATCGGGGAAAG AAGAAGCAGCAGGTAGTTGGGGAGAAAAATTCAAG GGATGACGCTGAGGAGGTAATTCAGGCTCACCGTCATTACTCACAGGCTGAAGTTGACAATACCATTTACAATCTCTTTGATGATGCCCATGTTAAG GCTGAAGATGGGGAGGAAGATTATATATGCAGAATTGTTGAAATGTTCGAGGCTGTCGACGGGCAACTATATTTCACTGCTCAATGGTATTATAGAGCTAAAGATACT GTTGTGAAAGATCATGCTCATCTCATCAATGACAAGCGTGTATTCTTTTCAGAAGTTCGGGATGATAATCCATTGGATTGTCTTGTTAAGAAGCTAAATATAGCTAGAATTCCTCTAAGT atGGCCATGGATAAGAAGAAAACCCGTCTTCCAGCTTGTGACTTCTACTGTGACATGTTATACTTGTTGCCATATTCCTCATTCGTTAAACTGCCTGAAA GTGAGAAAAGGGTTGGCAGTGAGACGTCGTCGACAATTTCCTCCGAGGGTGATACCAATGGACCATGTGAAGTGACCTCAATTGGGGATGTCACTCAAGCACAGCAGTGTTGTAAGCCTGATGTTGCACTTCTTGATTTATATTCAGGATGTGGTGCCATGTCAACTGGATTATGTTTAGGCGGCAATTTGTCTGGGGTGAACCTAGTCACA AAATGGGCAGTTGATTTAAATCAATATGCTTGTGAAAGTCTAAAGTTCAATCACCCAGAGACAGAG GTTAGAAATGAAATGGCAGAAGATTTTTTATCGTTGTTAAAAGAGTGGGAAGTGCTttgcaaatatttttctttgataaaaAGTGAAGGGCCACAACAAAAGTACGTAGATCTTTTTGCTaatgaagaggaagaggaagatgaaggGGAAGATGAAAAgactgaagatgatgaagaggTGTTTGAAGTGGAAAAAATACTTGCAATATGTTACGGTGATCCTAATGGAACTAAAAAGCGTGGATTGTTTCTTAAG GTTTCCTGGAAGGGTTATGGCTCTGATGAAGACACATGGGAGCCAATTGAGGGATTGAG CAACTGCAAGgaaaagttgaaagattttGTGACAAATGGTTACAAATCAAAGAGCTTACCTTTGCCT GGTGATGTGGATGTTATCTGCGGAGGGCCTCCTTGCCAGGGTATTAGTGGTTTCAATCGCTTCAGGAACATAGAAAATCCACTGGAAGATGAGAAAAACAAACAGCTTGTTGTCTTCATGGACTTAGTGGAGTATCTTAGGCCTAAATATGTTTTGATGGAGAATGTAGTAGATATTGTAAGGTTTGCCAATGGATATCTGGGACGGTATGCGCTTGGTCGTTTAATATCAATGAATTATCAAGTTCGTATGGGAATGATAGCAGCAGGTGCATATGGACTTCCACAGTTTCGTAGGCGAATGTTTATGTGGGGTGCCCAACCAACAGAG AAGCTTCCACAGTATCCTCTTCCAACTCATGATGTTGTAGTGAGGGGTGGAGTTCCTACTGAATTTGAG ATGAATGCTGTTGCTTTTGATGATGGACATAATGGCGTTGAGTTGGAAAAAAAGCTTCTTTTGGAAGATGCAATTTCTGATCTTCCTGCT GTTGGAAATGACGAGCGTCGAGATGAAATGCCTTATGATAAACCTCCCCTGACTGAGTTTCAGCGTTTAATTAGATTGCCTAGGGAAG AAAGGTTTGATTGTTCTACAAAGTCTAAGCCAGCAATGCACGAATTATATGATCATCGGCCACTTGAACTAAATACAGATGACTATCAACGTGTTTGTCAGATCCCAAAGAgaaag GGGGCAAACTTCAGAGATTTACCCGGCGTTCGTGTTCGCCCTGATAATAAAGTTGAATGGGATCCTGATATTCAGAGAGTGTATTTGAAATCTGGAAAGCCTTTG GTTCCTGATTATGCCATGACTTTTGTAAAGGGATCATCACCAAA GCCATTTGGGCGGTTATGGTGGGACGAGACAGTGCCTACAGTTGTTACTCGGGCAGAGCCTCACAACCAG GCAATTTTGCATCCAGAGCAAGAAAGAGTATTGACTATTCGTGAAAATGCAAGACTTCAAGGCTTTCCAGATTATTACAAGCTCTTTGGGCCTGTAAAAGAAAG GTACATTCAAGTAGGAAATGCAGTAGCAGTCCCGGTTGCTCGAGCGTTAGGATATTCGTTAGGCATGGCGTTTCAAGGTCTTGCTGCAGATGAGCCTGTATTTAGTCTACCCAAAAAGCTCCCCAACATTGTCAAACAACAGTCTTTTGCATCCTCCGAGGAAGTTGCTTGA